One genomic segment of Panicum virgatum strain AP13 chromosome 2N, P.virgatum_v5, whole genome shotgun sequence includes these proteins:
- the LOC120659457 gene encoding 60S acidic ribosomal protein P2A-like — MKFVAAYLLAVLAGNPSPSAEDLSAILESVGCEIDSEKMELLLSQLSGKDITELIAAGREKFASVPCGGGGVAVAAAAPAAGGAAPAAEAKKEEKVEEKEESDDDMGFSLFD, encoded by the exons ATGAAGTTTGTCGCTGCATATCTACTTGCTGTCCTCGCTGGGAACCCCAGCCCTTCTGCGGAGGATCtgtcggccatactggaatcaG TTGGCTGTGAAATCGACAGTGAAAAGATGGAGCTCCTGCTGTCCCAACTGAGCGGCAAGGACATTACGGAGCTCATTGCTGCTGGCAGGGAGAAGTTCGCTTCAGTCccttgcggtggtggtggtgtggctGTCGCGGCCGCTGCACCAGCTGCTGGTGGCGCTGCTCCTGCAGCTGAGgcgaagaaggaagagaaggtggaggagaaggaagaaagcGATGAT GACATGGGCTTCAGCCTCTTCGACTAG
- the LOC120662294 gene encoding uncharacterized protein LOC120662294 → MTGESHDQINICPLIWRTVRREGVAVRLSAAEKGKQKADADLPCDVAGALRRPAPGTGPDTEIEEAPPSSPPLPPRLLATRARQLLRNEATLGRLPAELQQLRGELDGRAGVPRHPLGPSAASEIEEAPPSPPPPSRLLALNEARGLGGLGAAVAGLGGMVDELRRKEAALALLVSQLQQLRWERGEGASRFPGSEGASRFRGSEPRQEHAGAAGLQMLEREMGTMHESLNTSRDRMLALRLQEEEVQAYRESLKAREEFWKPVPVHQRKNSKISGICNWERLVSVIAFANGFDQ, encoded by the exons ATGACAGGGGAGTCCCACGACCAGATAAATATCTGTCCATTAAtttggcggacggtccgccgcgaGGGTGTTGCAGTCCGCCTCAGCGCCGCGGAGAAAGGTAAGCAGAAGGCGGACGCGGACCTCCCGTGCGACGTCGCGGGCGCCCTCCGTCGTCCCGCGCCCGGCACGGGCCCCGACACGGAGATTGAGGAGGCGCctccctcctcgcctcctctgccgccccgcctcctcgccacGAGGGCGAGGCAGCTGCTCAGGAACGAGGCGACGCTTGGACGACTACCGGCCGAGCTGCAGCAGCTGCGCGGCGAGCTCGACGGGCGCGCCGGCGTCCCCCGCCATCCTCTCGGCCCGAGCGCCGCCTCGGAGATCGAGGAggcgcctccctcgccgccgcctccgtcccgCCTCCTCGCCCTGAACGAGGCGCGAGGCCtcggcggcctcggcgcggcggtggcgggtctGGGAGGCATGGTCGACGAGCTGCGGAGGAAagaggcggcgctggcgctgctGGTAAGCCAGCTGCAGCAGCTGCGCTgggagcgcggcgagggcgcgTCCAGGTTCCCGGGAAGCGAGGGCGCGTCCAGGTTCCGGGGAAGCGAGCCGCGGCAGGAgcacgccggcgcggcggggctaCAGATGCTGGAGCGCGAGATGGGGACGATGCACGAGAGCTTGAACACCTCGAGGGACAGGATGTTGGCGCTTCGTCTCCAGGAAGAGGAAGTGCAGGCGTATAGGGAATCGCTCAAGGCCCGTGAGGAATTCTGGAAGCCGGTGCCTGTGCATCAGCGCAAGAACAGCAAG ATTTCTGGTATTTGCAACTGGGAACGACTTGTCTCGGTGATCGCCTTCGCCAACGG GTTTGATCAGTAA
- the LOC120659460 gene encoding non-specific lipid transfer protein GPI-anchored 15-like: protein MMAARTMGTALAMASMVVVLMALAFSQVAAQGNGCSSVMMTLSPCMDFISSKAPEPGISCCSMLAGVVQTDPRCLCMVLDGTAASFGISINQTRALDLPGVCKVQAPPISQCTGIPTAPAPAPSNSEATEEEEAEAAADAPSGNGTSSSTNSKNAASLVATMLIPVCALLYVF from the exons ATGATGGCTGCACGAACGATGGGGACCGCCCTGGCGATGGCaagtatggtggtggtgctgatGGCGCTAGCTTTCTCCCAGGTTGCGGCGCAGGGCAACGGCTGCTCGAGCGTGATGATGACCCTCTCCCCATGCATGGACTTCATCTCGAGCAAGGCCCCGGAACCGGGGATCTCCTGCTGCTCCATGCTCGCTGGAGTCGTCCAGACCGATCCCCGGTGCCTCTGCATGGTCCTGGATGGCACTGCGGCGTCCTTTGGCATCTCCATCAACCAGACGAGGGCGCTGGACCTCCCGGGAGTCTGCAAGGTCCAAGCACCACCGATCAGCCAGTGCACAG GCATCCCAacagcaccggcaccggcaccttCCAACTCAGAAgcaacagaggaggaagaggctgaggCAGCTGCGGATGCACCTTCAG GAAATGGAACCTCAAGCTCCACGAACTCAAAGAATGCAGCAAGTTTAGTGGCAACAATGCTTATTCCTGTTTGTGCATTGCTCTATGTCTTCTAA